In Anopheles gambiae chromosome 2, idAnoGambNW_F1_1, whole genome shotgun sequence, a single window of DNA contains:
- the LOC5667673 gene encoding open rectifier potassium channel protein 1 encodes MTPKEWFALLLFYAAYLFMGASVFYHVENDLETERRAEELAERIEINEMLVRYLSPEDMELQRKLIGRLDEYCGSRVTNYTEDEYEPPYVWDFYHSFYFAFIICSTVGYGNISPHNTFGRIFLIFYALIGLPVNGFFFAYVGEFWARGFVRLYRRYKAYKLSANAGYAPRRISFIGQIVLYLIPGVIVFIFAPACVFTYFEQWPYDVSVYYSFVTLTTIGFGDYAASFQPSQQHEFGSLFTVYKIFIIFWFFAGIGYIFMILGFIAKGISHKKIQQLEKLVASNLKETQHRVWNGVTKDISYLRRILNEVYMLKFKPVYEEPSDRWLSLSKSRSSSCPELSMYRPPEQPTIRRKRANSESALVFAATRPVDGGSLVRRLSDTDLNRINREKTFGVQALVQPAELLARVVTALGNITANQDDNQSFLERASLNAGVNCFSDSQILASERTWSGWSMSGSDKSAYLTAPPMRPRAASDIGVPPHLSSQDANEWTWSGGDNSQIQEILQVRQKVKQKDNLLRAALSNNVNFDSSLTINMPPTGRESKASAVNRSVLQRLNPFRKRSKQLAPADIETAPGLDSYLAATGKGRSSMFNLPTSSYLSATSRGRGSILSMPPQDEHLLETTTIGDLLRALELMHTDTVTAGAGQHRGSVGTGEPQAATLHHRAGRHQSQPFAGGASNLPSLLTLFTPPIEAGGSRRGSLKPPLGRTGSADSAPSVLRRPSFRPTNPPSYSATVSGSPAGGGSPTLGIIGPSPKPIRRRFSVRPSNLAYPPGHCPRPPAGPTGGPELPGSPHISSSSQSLHNLPTTTLQRRLSSRPSPLATHQSSHLTVPSAGGTAGVAPAGPQGPQFRWRPNLMRSDSDQSTAVSGLTVPNSGRNRHSSLSNLFDEKR; translated from the exons ATGACACCGAAGGAGTGGTTCGCTTTGCTCCTGTTCTACGCGGCGTACCTCTTCATGGGCGCCAGCGTGTTCTATCATGTCGAAAACGATCTGGAGACGGAGCGGCGGGCCGAAGAGTTGGCCGAGCGGATCGAAATTAATG aAATGCTCGTTCGCTACCTGTCACCGGAAGATATGGAGCTGCAGCGCAAACTGATCGGCCGGCTGGACGAATACTGCGGCAGCAGGGTGACCAACTATACCGAGGACGAGTATGAACCACCGTACGTGTGGgatttttatcattcatttTACTTCGCCTTTATCATTTGCTCTACCGTCG GTTACGGTAACATCTCGCCGCACAACACGTTCGGGCGCatctttttaatattttacgcACTGATCGGCCTCCCGGTGAATGGGTTCTTCTTTGCGTACGTCGGCGAGTTCTGGGCCCGTGGG TTTGTGCGGCTGTACCGGCGCTACAAGGCGTATAAATTATCCGCCAACGCCGGGTACGCACCGCGGCGCATCAGCTTCATCGGGCAGATCGTGCTGTACCTGATACCGGGCGTGATCGTGTTCATCTTTGCGCCGGCGTGCGTCTTCACGTACTTTGAGCAGTGGCCGTACGACGTGTCGGTGTACTACTCGTTCGTCACGCTGACGACGATCGGATTTGGCGACTATGCCGCCTCGTTCCAGCCGTCCCAGCAGCACGAGTTCGGTTCGCTGTTTACCGTGTACAAGATATTCATCATCTTTTGGTTCTTCGCTGGCATCGGGTACATCTTTATGATATTGGGCTTTATTGCGAA AGGCATATCGCACAAAAAGATTCAACAGCTGGAAAAGCTGGTCGCTTCCAACCTGAAGGAAACGCAGCACCGTGTGTGGAACGGAGTTACCAAAGACATTAGTTACCTGCGTAGGATTCTCAACGAGGTGTACATGCTAAAGTTTAAG CCCGTGTACGAGGAACCTTCGGACCGGTGGTTAAGCCTGTCGAAAAGCAGATCAAGCTCGTGCCCGGAGCTGTCGATGTACCGGCCGCCGGAGCAGCCCACCATTCGGCGCAAGCGCGCCAACTCGGAAAGTGCTCTCGTGTTTGCAGCGACACGGCCGGTGGACGGTGGATCGCTGGTGCGCCGGCTCTCCGACACCGACCTGAACCGCATCAATCGGGAGAAAACGTTCGGCGTGCAGGCACTGGTACAGCCGGCCGAGCTGCTGGCGCGCGTCGTAACCGCGCTGGGCAACATTACCGCCAACCAGGACGACAACCAGAGCTTCCTCGAGCGAGCCTCGCTGAACGCGGGCGTCAACTGCTTTTCCGACTCGCAGATACTGGCCAGCGAGCGCACCTGGTCCGGCTGGTCGATGAGCGGATCGGACAAGAGCGCCTACCTGACGGCACCGCCGATGCGGCCGCGGGCCGCATCCGACATTGGCGTTCCGCCGCATCTTAGCTCACAG GATGCGAACGAGTGGACGTGGAGCGGCGGAGACAACAGCCAGATACAGGAGATCCTGCAGGTACGCCAGAAGGTAAAGCAGAAGGACAATCTGCTGCGGGCCGCCCTCTCCAACAACGTCAACTTTGACTCGAGCCTCACCATCAACATGCCACCGACGGGCCGGGAAAGCAAAGCGTCCGCCGTCAACCGGAGCGTGCTGCAGCGATTGAACCCGTTCCGTAAGCGCTCCAAGCAGCTCGCCCCGGCGGACATCGAAACGGCCCCCGGACTCGATTCGTACCTTGCCGCCACCGGCAAGGGGCGCAGCTCGATGTTTAACCTGCCCACCTCGTCCTACCTGAGCGCGACGTCGCGCGGGCGCGGCAGCATCCTCTCGATGCCGCCGCAGGACGAGCATCTTCTCGAAACGACCACCATTGGCGATCTGTTGCGCGCGCTCGAGCTAATGCACACGGACACGGTGACGGCCGGTGCGGGCCAGCACCGGGGAAGCGTCGGCACGGGCGAGCCGCAGGCCGCTACACTGCACCACCGGGCGGGCCGCCACCAGTCGCAACCGTTCGCCGGCGGGGCGAGCAATCTGCCGTCGCTGCTGACCCTGTTCACGCCGCCGATCGAGGCGGGCGGGTCGCGCCGTGGCTCGCTGAAGCCGCCGCTCGGTCGCACCGGCAGTGCCGATTCGGCCCCCTCCGTCCTGCGGCGACCCTCGTTCCGTCCAACGAATCCACCCTCCTACTCGGCCACGGTGTCCGGGTCGCCGGCCGGTGGCGGTAGCCCAACGCTCGGCATTATCGGTCCGTCGCCCAAGCCGATCCGGCGTCGGTTCAGCGTCCGCCCCTCGAACCTGGCCTATCCACCGGGGCACTGTCCGCGGCCGCCAGCCGGGCCAACCGGTGGGCCCGAGCTGCCCGGCTCGCCGCACATCAGCTCGTCGTCCCAGTCGCTGCACAATCTGCCGACGACGACGCTCCAGCGCCGGCTGTCGTCCCGTCCGAGCCCGCTCGCTACCCACCAATCGTCCCATCTGACCGTACCGTCGGCCGGTGGCACGGCTGGCGTCGCACCAGCCGGACCCCAGGGACCCCAGTTCCGCTGGCGGCCGAATCTGATGCGCTCGGACTCGGACCAATCGACCGCGGTCAGTGGGCTGACCGTGCCAAACAGTGGCCGCAACCGGCACAGCAGCCTGTCCAATCTGTTCGACGAGAAGCGTTAG